The genomic region TCCTCAAAATGAAATGTTACGAGGAACATTTTATTCTGAACCGTATGCGATTGTTTCTTCAGATTCATCAACTATTCAACAGGGATTCATTGATGAATTAAGTTACGGAAAATTGATTCTGTACTATATAAAACATCCAACGGTTACGTTGAATCTCTTACAGATGGGACTTGAAAGTAAAAATAGTACCCGAGAGGATGTAAGTGCATTTGAGAAAAATGCGGTAAAGCAATCTGATGAAAATAAAGTTTTCTTCCAATGGGCAGCTGGAATAAAAGGTTTGATTTTGCCTAAGAAAATTGGTTTCTATGGATTGTTTGCAATTTTAGTTATTTCATTATATTCAGTTTCGATGGTGCGTGGATTGCAAATGGGGTCAAAATTGTACCTTTCAATTTGGTTCATGAATATTGGACTTTTGATGATAATGTTCTTGTCATTCTTTGCACCGATTATCGTTTCAGGTGAAACAAGTATTACGCGTCAGTTAATGATGACTTCTGTAATTTTGGATATTTTGGTCTTGCTAGTTTTATCAGATAGTATTCACCATAATATTTGGATAAATAAAGAAACGGTATTGCTAACTAAGATGAAAGGAAACAATGAAAATGAAGAATAAATTATTGGTAGTTTTGACTGTTTTCATTGGTCTTTTTGCTTTTTCGAGTGAGAAAACAAGTATGGCAAGTACTGCTGTTCAAGATGCTCCTAAAGTCTTATTAGTGTACGATAGCTGTAATGCTCGTGAGAATAAAGAAAAGGACGTCGATACATTAGTAAGAATCCTAATGAGTATGGGACGACAAGTTACCTTAGTTTCTATGAATGACTATCAAGCAGGACAATTGGAAAAAGGGAAATACGAAGCTGTAGTCACGATGATTAATTGGCCAAGCATGGATTTTGAAAATGCTGCGTTTGAAAAAGACCGGCAGAATTTTAAGGGAAAGAAATTACATGTTGGTAGTAATTTAACTAAAAGTGAACAGCAAGAAATTCCAGGGCAATGGGTAACTTTAAATGAACAGTCATTACTTTAACAGATAGTGATGGATTATATGAAGAACAGCTAAGTTTTCAAAATAAAATCCAACTATTATTGAAGGCACAAGATGGGGAAACGGTTGTTTCAAATTTAGTTTCAAAAACTGGAGATCAACAAAGTTATCCATTTGGGATTGTTAAAGATCAAAATGCATATATTCCATTGTTTTCAAGTGAAGGGGCAACATTGTTATCTTCAATGCAATTAATTGCTAAGTGGTTAGGGGTAAAAGATAGTTATACTCCATATGTTGCTATCGACAACTTCACGCCATTAAGTTCTTTTACAGTAGCTGATAAATTTGTAAGAGAACTTGAGGATCTAGAAAATAATGTAATTATTACAACTACTTCAACAACTGATAATACAGATACAAAAACTTTTAAGGCATACTTGAAGTTTTTGAAAATCATGACTAATAACAATCATGCAATTTTATATTTAAATGTTCCAGCACTTAATGCATCTGATTCAGGTAATAATGATACTTTAGAAGAAATGATGACACAAGAAGTTAGCACTTCAATAGAGAATCAAATTTTTCCTTTAGGAATTAGTGCACCAACTTACTGGAACTTTGATAAGTATTATCAAATGAATGCTCTTGATTTTGGGGATGCAGTTTTATTTACTGGAATGACAAATTCACCTCATTTTCATACAAGGACAAACACAACTCAAGCATTTAAAACAACATTTTTCAATGTTTCAAATGATGCTTTAGCGAATGTTCACTGGAATAAGAATGGTGGGAAATATACAGCTTTTACATTCCCAGTACCAACGGTTATAAGCTATCAATTTCCTAAAACTGTAAAACAAAATGAAAAGCTATTTAAAGAAATAAGAAATGATCCATTTCCACCAACGGATCAGTATCTATATCGATTTAATACTGGAATTTCAACGCAGACACAGAATTTACGTGGAGCTAACGGAACGATTACTCTGAATGATGTGCCAGTTGATAGTATTAATTTCGATGCACTTCAAAAACAAACAAATGTAAAAACTAATAATACAAAACAATCAAAGGCGTCAACATCAAGGAATATTGTTGATAAGGTCAATGATGTGTTGACGGTAATTATTTTGATTACATTAGCTGTTTTAGTGGTTCTATTATTGAAAGGTCGTAAATTATACCTTCGAATGTTTAAGAATCATGATTCAAAAAAATAATAGAAAGGAAAATCGAGATTGAGTAATATGTGGGATGCAATGGTAATTTTTTCAACAACAGTCATTTGGACGTTACTATTAGTTTCCATTGCTTTAGTCGTTGCTGGTTATATTTATTATTTAAAATGGGCAAGTAAACCATTGCCAGAATTAAATGATCAAGATGCGCCGTTTGTTTCGATTATGGTGCCAGCTCACAATGAGGGAATTGTAATTGTGAAAACGGTACAGGCATTGTTGAATTTTAATTATCCACACGATCGTTATGAAGTTATCGTAATTAACGATAACAGTGATGATGATAGTGCTGATTTGCTGGCAGCTTTACAACGGAAAAATCCAACGCGGAATTTTAAAGTGATTAACACAGATAATATTACTGGTGGTAAAGGTAAGTCCAATGCTTTAAATATTGGATTTAAGTCGGCAATTGGTGATGTAATCGCAATTTATGATGCTGATAATACTCCTGAACCTAATGCATTGCGCTATTTAGTTGCAGAATTGCAACAAAATGATGAGTATGGTACTGTAATTGGTAAGTTCAGAACTAGAAATAAAGATGTTAATTTATTAACACGTTTTATCAATGTTGAAACTTTATCATTCCAATGGATGGCTCAGGCGGGACGAAGCCAAATGTTCAAGCTTTGTACGATTCCAGGAACTAATTTTGTGGTGAGACGAAGTATCATTGAAGCAATTGGCGGCTGGGACGAAAAAGCCTTAGCGGAAGATACTGAAATTAGTTTCCGAATTTATAAGATGGGTTACCGTATTAAGTTTCAGCCGGCTGCAGTTACTTGGGAACAAGAACCGCAAACTGTTGATGTTTGGTTTCGTCAGCGAACGCGTTGGGTTAAAGGAAATATCTATGTGATTGTTAAAAATGTCAAATTATTATTTGATCCTACAGCAAAACGTATTCGTTTCGATATTTTCTATTTCCTTTC from Ligilactobacillus cholophilus harbors:
- a CDS encoding glycosyltransferase; amino-acid sequence: MWDAMVIFSTTVIWTLLLVSIALVVAGYIYYLKWASKPLPELNDQDAPFVSIMVPAHNEGIVIVKTVQALLNFNYPHDRYEVIVINDNSDDDSADLLAALQRKNPTRNFKVINTDNITGGKGKSNALNIGFKSAIGDVIAIYDADNTPEPNALRYLVAELQQNDEYGTVIGKFRTRNKDVNLLTRFINVETLSFQWMAQAGRSQMFKLCTIPGTNFVVRRSIIEAIGGWDEKALAEDTEISFRIYKMGYRIKFQPAAVTWEQEPQTVDVWFRQRTRWVKGNIYVIVKNVKLLFDPTAKRIRFDIFYFLSTYFLLLTALLMSDIVFVMSVSGYVHVTVPGFSNSLWLLAVILYVLSVFVSITTEKGEMKWGNILVIIAMYIIYTQMWLIVALKGMYLYIKESVFHLESSTKWYKTQRYK